The Streptomyces sp. ALI-76-A nucleotide sequence CGGGCCTCGCTACGGACGTAGGCGACGACCTCGCCGGTGCAGATACGGGCCAGCGCCGCGAGCGCGGAGGAGGCGGTGGCGCCGGCGCCGAGGATCGCCGCCGAGTCCACCTGTTCGATGCCGTGTTCCCTGAGGGCCGCGACCATGCCGGGGATGTCGGTGTTGTCACCGGCGCGGCGGCCGTCCTCGGCGCACACGACCGTGTTGACCGTGCCGACCGAGGCGGCTGTCTCGCTGATCTCGTCGAGCAGCGGGATGACGGCCCGCTTCAGCGGCATGGTCACCGACAGCCCGGCCCACTCGGGCCCGAGCTCGGCGAAGAACCCGGCCAGGGCCGCCTCGTCGAGCTCGATCCGGTCGTACGACCAGCCGGTGAGACCCAGTTCGGCGTAGGCGGCGCGGTGCAGCACCGGGGAGAGGGAGTGCGCGATGGGCTTGCCGAGCACGGCGGCCCGGCGGGCGTCAGTTGCCCGTGCTGGCATCGAACCGGTCCTTGAGCTTGAGGAACGCGTCGTGCGTCTTGGCGAACTCGGTCTTGCTCACGCCGTCGACCGCCACGAAGTAGTACCAGCCGTCGTCCGTCGGGTTCAGTGTCGCCTTGATCGCACCGTCGCCCGGGTTCCCGATCGGGCCGGGCGGCA carries:
- a CDS encoding shikimate dehydrogenase, which translates into the protein MPARATDARRAAVLGKPIAHSLSPVLHRAAYAELGLTGWSYDRIELDEAALAGFFAELGPEWAGLSVTMPLKRAVIPLLDEISETAASVGTVNTVVCAEDGRRAGDNTDIPGMVAALREHGIEQVDSAAILGAGATASSALAALARICTGEVVAYVRSEARAAEMRQWGERLGVEVRTADWADAAEALRAPLVVATTPAGATDALSSALPERPATLFDVLYHPWPTTLAARWSAYGGAVVSGLDLLVHQAVLQVELMTGRTPAPLAVMRKAGEHALAAR